The sequence cttggacaaaataaATTTAAACTGATCTTTCCTTAGCACTTTTCGATCCTCaacgtagtttagggacattttgGTCCTCTTCGTAATTTTAGGACGATTTCGGTCccttcatagttttaggacattacggtcctcttcgtagttttaggacgtTTTCGGTCctattcgtagtttaaggacgtttcggtcctcttcgtagttttaggacatttcggtccccttctTCGTATTTTAAAGACATTttggtcctcttcgtagtttaaagaCATTACAGTCCcatcatcttcgtagtttaaggacattacggtcctcttcgtagtttaaggacattacggtccccttctTAGTTTAGGGACGTTGCGGTCCTCTTCGTTTTCTTCGGTAAAATATTTCTTGTATTCTTGGTTTCTTCAATaaaatactttttgtactctcttGACAACTCATAGGTTTTTAACCTATTATTATTGTTCtctacaactcataggattttaacctactattgttgttctttttctcatcacctcttggtgattgctttttttttttcttcacaacctttctagtttttttttttttcttctcttcttctcttgttccagtcacgcttttGTTGCGAAATccatcacaattttttttttccaagattctctcacaatctttcatTTCTTCGAGCTTCTGCCACAAGCTCTAactattcttcttctttatttttctgtTACAAATTTGTCACGCTATTCAGATTTGCCACATTTCTGAATTCGTAACAGATTTGCAACGCTGTGACACTATTGTCACATTTTTGTTTGCAAGCATTTAAACAAAcgtcttctcttcttcttactTTCTCTTCTCCTCTCAAGGTTGTTGTAACAATGACaacaacagtttttttttttttttattcatctCGACAACCAGCAGAACCCATAAATCCTCAATCAAGAATCTTAACCTCAATTCCATCCACAACTGGATACCGATGCCAGTCACAGCCCCCTTGGTTGTTTCTCGGTCAACAAATACACACAGCGaccacttctttctcttcttcaaacAGATTTATCTCGAGCTTCTTCGAATCCACTTTGGTTTCTTCACGGATTTGCTCGATAAAACTCCAAATAAGTAgtaaaaatctttctttgctgctCGAGTTCCATCCTTGATATGGCAGCAACCGTCAAGTTCTTTTCGCAGCGACTGGTGCTCCTTTCTCGAACTTCAAATCTCTTTACCGCAACTCTATCAACAAACCACCGTTTTATAGTCATCGTCACTGCCAAGCTCTGTCTCCTCTCTTTCTGATCTCTAATTAACTCTGTTCACCGCTCAACTTATCGTCACTTCCAACCCATACAGCTTCCTCCATTCTTCGCTGCTAACAACCAACTTTTCTTTCAACAGCCACACGAACAAACCCACACGAACGGAGGAGGTGCAGCACACTTCTTCGCTACCGGAACCCATCCGTCAGTTCTCGCTCCAACAATGATCTTCCTCGTCTACTGCCGATACTAGCAGCAACCCGTTACAGCACTCTTCATCTTCTAAAATCAGTTCTAATACTTCTTCCGATAACAACAAAATGTTTTGTTGTTAACTTCACACCAAGTTCCGACTTGTTTAAATAGAAGTGCACGACCACACACATCCCTTCATAAATAAACTCACTATGGTTCTTCTGTACGTTCTCAAAACAGATTCGAATCCATGAATCACCATTAGGCGTCATTAATCTATTTATATCACACAGCAGCAACAGTTCTTCATGGGTTTGATTAAAAAAATTCCACAGCTCCAACTTCATCGTCGTTCTTTCCACAACCACCAATCATCATCATAACCTCATCGTTTCTCACAACATCTCCCTGAACTTCGTACGCAGCAGCAACTTTCCTTCCGTATTCCCCATCACCATTACTGCCTTTTGAGTTCCACCAGGAACCCTACGTTCCACCACAGATCACGATGATATGGAAGCAAACTCCAATCTTCCAGGAACCCTACGTACCACCACCACGGGATCCCTGGTTTTATTCTTCCATCGCCCAACGGCCCCATCTGACTCATGTGAGGCGTTAACCTTGTCAGCAACCTAGCTTTATTCCTTGTGCTTGCTCACAACAACAAACTCATCTTACCAAGGTTTTGTTCCCCTGATTTGGTGAACAACATGATTTTGAACACGGTTCAGCAGCAACATAAGACCAAGAGTTACgccttcttcttcatcctcaaaCTTAACACGATTCTCTTCCTCTTTTGATGTCTCtcttattcaattttttttttaactcattACCTAAACCCTAGAAttaaaggacaatagtcccacatcgctagAATTAATtgattaacttaaaatataatataaaaggattgttccactcattgtcaattggttttgagttggatgtccccGGATTTTAACATAGTATGAAGACTTGGCAATACGGGATGGCCAAGAAAACGGATACTGGTCGGATGACGAGGGGATCTTAAgaaaatggtatcagagctaagccCCAGACCCAGACTTGCGTACGACGGGTGTAGGCCGAGTTACTGGCCGAAGTGTTTAATGTACACCCGGGGTGTAGGCAAGTGCCGATACTGACCGAGGTGTTACCTCCCTTGATTTAGTCACTCACCTGTGTACACTTGTTTACCGATGGACTGATAAActcgtacgtaggtccacgtgtgaggtcccagtgactggccttacacgtgagaggacgtgtgaaaggacaatagtcccacatcgctagAATTAATtgattaacttaaaatataatataaaacgATCGCTCCACTCAttcccaattggttttgagttggatgtcccaGGACTTTAACATATACACACATTTCCAAATATATTAATTTTGGTTCTCCACCTAAACATATACTATAAATAAGTAGACATCCTATGATACGATGGCTCAACCAAATCAAGCACATCTCTTCTCCAACAAGTAATTAGGCTATGCAGTAGTTGGAGGAAGTCATGGCTGGTTCTAACGCCACAAGATTGGTTCTTCTCGTTCTCATTTTCACTAGTATGTTCTCCCTCCACCAAGGTACGAAGAAATATTACTAGTCatttatggattttttttgttttgtgtaATGACTAGTTGTTTTTTTATGTTTATAAATTTGACAACAGGAAGCAGCATCATGGCAAATGCATCAGCACCGGCTCCAGCACTAGCTGCAGATGTTGTAAGTACTGCAATAGCTGGAGATCGGAATTTAAAAATCACTCCATGCATAAAGTGTTTTAGTTATCGCAAATTTTACAGAGATTGTTGGTGTTGTCAGACTAAATCGGATGATTTTTGTTATAAACACCAGGAGGGGTGTCTTGAGAATTGCCAATGAAATTAACTGATTGATTCTGAACAAGACAACTTATTATTTATTCCTAGACAAGCCAAGCTAAATAGTACAATGGCttattatttccttcaaatcTTGATTAGTTTATTCACACAAAATAGTTTGTTATGTTACTTTCCTTTCAATAACCAAAAATTAATTTGGCATAATTTATTATCTGAAATTTATTTTGTGATGACATCTATTAAGCAATGACATCTACATTCCTCAACCAATGGTTAGACCTGTAGTTACTTCCTCAATAAGGTCGATAGGTTTTCGGTAAATCCTTCTAAGAAGGCTTATGTGTTTTGCCAGCAAGGTTAAAATTCATTAACAGAAAATAGAAAGAACAATAAATAGACGCACATAATAGGTTTACTTCAAGTAAGAAGTAAGCACGATTTTCATCCATGCATTTTTTCTTAGATGTAGCTTGGCTTCTGCATTTTTGCTTGTGGATCAAATTTTTCTCgacttgtcttcttatttattagCATTCTAGATAAATTATATGTCATGAAGATAGCATTTGTAACTTATCGCATGTTTCTTTCTTTACcggttaaaataaataaatatgtctacTGTTTTCTTTTCTATTATCTGGCTATCCCAGACCTGTATTTGCATTGACAAGTAGAATTACCTTTGAAAAAACTATGATATTGATGTAACCTGCTTATGACAACTCTAACAGCAGGACTCCAGCCCCTTAAAGCTTACTGAAACAGGGGAGAAGGTAACAAACCCCGAAAGTAACAACATCACACATTGGACGGAAGCTCTCAATATCAGCGGCAAAAGCTTCATCAGACTGTGACAACACTAAAAAAATTTGTAATGTCGTGCCATCATTGGAAAATCTAATTTTTACAATTTCATTACGGCTCCTTAAATAGGATCCGACGCTGGCTCGAGGAAGAGCGTCAACTAGCAACACGAAAAGGATATTTATGAttgaaattttattttaaatgaaatttttttgaGTTTAATTTAATTACTTTTTGCAGATTTTCTTGAAATGAGTTTTCACCATTTGGTGTTGAtcattgactttgaccattggcCAAGTGTTGACTTTGTTCGTTGACTGCTACCCCAGAAAAAAGAATTATGGAATGAACAGAACGGCAGGTGGATCCTGGATGCGTGTTATACTAGTGTTTGTAACCGGAGGTGACCATTAAAGCACAAATCTTACGTTGTAAGGCAAATAGTACTAAACATGAATTAAATCTTTTGATTTCGTATGAGACCCCTTATTACCAGCTAACCGAGCTAGTTTACAAAGACTTTTCCTAAATATTATATATGCTTACAATTAATAAAATtataaatattacaaaaataaatgtaATCCCCTTCAGCACATCCCTTGCATCTGCATTGAAAACCAGTTTAAGGTATTGAATAACTCCAACTGGGCACTTCCTCCGTGCAGTAGCTATATTATATATCAAAATCCACATGAAATAACTGACCGCGAAGGCGGACCACACGAAGAAGAATATTACGATTGTAGCACCAAAATGAAATTCTTTAAGGAAACCCGGCCTCAGGTCAGAGAGGACAATTAAATAACCAGTGGTAATACATCCGATTGAAATGCACATCAACATAGCAAGAAGCCGAACTTGAGCACGACTGGTATCATTCACCAACCCACATATGACCATGACGATTATGGACAGAGATATTAGAAAAGCAATTATGTTGCAGTCCATGTAAGTCATGTAGTGATCTGGGTACTTACTAGCTAATATAGGGGTTCCAGCGTAATGCATGAGGTAGAAAGGTGAAGCATCAGTACCATTGAGGTCGGAATAATTACTCAAACGCTCGTCATCTTTTATAATCACGTCCGAGGAATATGGAACCCTTCCACTTGGTAACTCATTAATAACAAGATGCAGGAAACTGCCTTCTTCGATAGTAGTTTCATTAATATATTTGTGAAATGAGTAATTATAGATGGCACCAAAATAATCAGCAAAGACAATAGGGTTGGTACCAAATTCAACCTTATAGTCATCTTGCCAAGCACCCCCTGGTGGATTCATAGCACCTTGAAAAGCGATTCCTGCTATCAGCGTTGCTACTACCATTAGCGCATTCACCCTCTCTATCATCCATTTCCGGTCCTCTTTTTTCGGTAATTTTGTCTTGTTATGCTTCTTAGTGTTTCCACAGCTACCGGAGACCTCAAATTCTAGATCGTTCCTTTCGGACTGTGATAACATATCTAAGGCTTTGTCACTGTTATTGTTCAAGGCGTTTATCTCAACTTTTATATGTTTATTGCCAACTAAGTATCCCATAATCTGCAAAATTTAAGTAATAATTGTAATATCCAAAAATTTTCTGAACTTTAGATGGATCACTAATGGAGATGTATAAATACCTCCACGTTCCTCGTTTCTGCAGCGATGTGTAAGATTGTGTTGCCGCCATCGTCCCGAGAGTTGACAGACATAACATTCCTGTTTGTAGCTTCTGCACCTAATCGAGGAAAAAAGAATGGCTGTGCACCTATCtggtattcaaccaaaaactTTAGCGCCTCAAAACTGCTGTTTTTAAGACAATAGTGCAGTACGGTCTCATTTTTATCAGTCCTTAAGTGAACAGCTTCTGGTCTTCCTTCGATTAACACCTTCAGTATGCTAACCTCATTTTTCATTGCTGCTAGATGCATAGGTGTTCTTCCATCTTGATCTTGGATTGTGCAAACATCCATGTTCGCCTTTACCAACAGCTTCACCATCTCAGTTTCTCCTGCTGCTGAAGCCAAGTGAAGAGGAGTAAGTCCTTGGGAGTCTCTTACTGTTGTGAGATTTCTGTTCATATCCAATACTGCTTTCGCAAATTTGATATGACCAAGCATAGCTGCTATGTGTAAAGGAGTTCTAAGGAAACTTGTTAATACTGCATCTTCAAAACGAAGGCGACGATCTTGATTAAAGATTCTTTTAAGGGACTTAACATCACCTTTCATTGATACATCATAAAGCTTCTCCATGCTCCTAATTTTTCTAAGCTGAACCCACCTTTTCTGCAATAGTAGTAGGTTCTTTTACTGAACTTGTACCATTAGGAGGTATGTAATTATTCATATGCTTTGAGACTATTTAACAGGAAGTGCAAGTTCTGGGTCATCGCCAAGTCTTTGCATAGGTATCGCTTTGCTTCTGCAGTTTAACTTCTATCTCTTTGTGGATCATATTTTTCTTGACTTGTCTCATGTACTACTCTTTTTCTTACAATAATTGAATCATTCAGCAATATCCTTCACAATTAGTACTAGATAGCATGTGGTTGTTATCGAAGTCAATTAGTAAGTAAACGCTGAGTGGTGTGTGATAACATTTTAGCGACTCACTTGTATCTGCAAGTTCCCATCATGCATATAAGAAGGGGACCATTAATTATTGCTAGGCTTTTAGACTTGGAATTTTCGTCCACATGACtagtcttattttattttattaatttgataAGAAGAGAGCTTTCACTCTCAGAGGAAACTAATTTTATTCATTCTTCTGGGTTTTTAATCTTATATTTTCTTTGTGTTAAAAATGTGTATAGATCTAATTTCCGGAGGCAAGAGCAAGAAAACAAAGAGAGCAGCCCCTAAATCAGATGATATCTAAGGGCCCTGTTTTTCAGCCCAACTgttgatgtaaaaaaaaaaaaaccttctttGTCTTTgcacagaaaaacctcgggaatTAAATATATGTGAGTCTGGTTAAGTTAGGTAACATATGACcattagaaaaaaaaagattaaacagTTTTAACAATGTCAGTACTAACAATAgatcaatttttttggaaaaagaaaGCAGGAATACCATCTGGCCCAGCGATAAAATTAGGAAACATACCAAATACAGTATTATGGATTTCATTAatagaaggaaatatcatgagttAAAACATTTCAGCGTCAGTTATAACAGAAGGGACAAGATTTATAATGTCATAATTAATAACAAGAACAGAAATACTAAGTAAAGTTTCAAAATGAATATTTAAATAATTTgcaatttcatctttctttttatcCACCTATTGTTGTTGTCATAGAGACTAACTATATTGTTTCTCCTTTGACGTTTAACCGCATTCTGGTGAAAGAAATGAGTTTTCTTATTCCCTAATTGAATAAGATTTTCATTTCCCTTAACCTTCCACATCCCCTCTTCATAATCATGGACTATTTTCATTCAACCTAATATTATGATTAGATAAGAGATTTTACAAAGTGTGCTCTAGATAGGACTACTTGGTATGATTATTACCAAATTCATTTTTATTCCATTTCCCAACATCTATCCTAAATGTTCTAAGTTTATTAGCTAGAACATATACATGAGATCCCTGAAAACTAGTGTCCCAGAAGGATTTGATTATTTCTCTACAAGAAGTTTATTCTTAAAAGAAGCCAAAGTATTTAAAAAGCCTATAATCTTTGTGAACAGAGATTAGGAGAAGCGGAGAATGGTTAGATATTATTGGGTGTAAATGCTTAACACAGACATTAGGAAAATGAGTGAGCCAGGACCAAAAGATCTAACCTATATAAAAACACAGACATTAGGTTTTTATCTGTAATACATCATTAAGACtagaattttaaatatttataaatgttCGGTTTACAAAATTTGGTGCCATGTGATGCATTAATTCTCAAGATCAAAAACTTCACAATACAAATTCAATGCCATTCCACTTTATATCCCATATTTACAACTCCTATTTCAAATGACCCCGTCGTTGCTACAAACCTGAATTATGGATGTTGAAGATAaaaccttcaaaaaaaaatagttgaAAATTTCTTTACTGAATGGATCGAGAAGTCAAcggtaaaaaggaagaaaattatTAAGAAGAAGGGTTTTTGCTTAAATATTTTCAGATCTAAATAATTTATTCTACCAAATTATCTTTGTCTATATTATCAGTGTATCGTTAAACCCGATATATCGGTTTGTACCAGCCAATATGAGATTTTTTATCGTTCACTCCTTGTGTCACCGATGTTTTAGATATCGTAAAGGTTTTTTCGAAACCCATAATATCGACCGATACAACCGATGTCGACTACCTTGGGTCGAACCAACTAAACGGGAATCTAAGAAACCTAAATCATGCAATCATATGTTATTGAAATCAGTGTTAAATTTCCTAATTTCAGCTCCATTGGAAACCTTTCCTCCTCTCTTTTCATCAGAATAAAGGATGACATCGGGATCTCCTAGCATAATCCAAGGGTGTATCATATTCTGGCCCATATGATGGACCATTTTCCAAAAGTTGGCTTTCCTATAGTCTTTATAAAGACTCCATACATACAAGTAAGAACCCAATTCGATTTAGTTTTTTCATCCCATACATGGAAATTTATTTGGTTATCATCCTGATATGAAATAGTTAGTTTAACAGAGTTATCCCAAGC comes from Papaver somniferum cultivar HN1 chromosome 7, ASM357369v1, whole genome shotgun sequence and encodes:
- the LOC113294509 gene encoding ankyrin repeat-containing protein BDA1-like isoform X2, encoding MEKLYDVSMKGDVKSLKRIFNQDRRLRFEDAVLTSFLRTPLHIAAMLGHIKFAKAVLDMNRNLTTVRDSQGLTPLHLASAAGETEMVKLLVKANMDVCTIQDQDGRTPMHLAAMKNEVSILKVLIEGRPEAVHLRTDKNETVLHYCLKNSSFEALKFLVEYQIGAQPFFFPRLGAEATNRNVMSVNSRDDGGNTILHIAAETRNVEIMGYLVGNKHIKVEINALNNNSDKALDMLSQSERNDLEFEVSGSCGNTKKHNKTKLPKKEDRKWMIERVNALMVVATLIAGIAFQGAMNPPGGAWQDDYKVEFGTNPIVFADYFGAIYNYSFHKYINETTIEEGSFLHLVINELPSGRVPYSSDVIIKDDERLSNYSDLNGTDASPFYLMHYAGTPILAIVLKFGFLLC
- the LOC113294509 gene encoding ankyrin repeat-containing protein BDA1-like isoform X1 codes for the protein MEKLYDVSMKGDVKSLKRIFNQDRRLRFEDAVLTSFLRTPLHIAAMLGHIKFAKAVLDMNRNLTTVRDSQGLTPLHLASAAGETEMVKLLVKANMDVCTIQDQDGRTPMHLAAMKNEVSILKVLIEGRPEAVHLRTDKNETVLHYCLKNSSFEALKFLVEYQIGAQPFFFPRLGAEATNRNVMSVNSRDDGGNTILHIAAETRNVEIMGYLVGNKHIKVEINALNNNSDKALDMLSQSERNDLEFEVSGSCGNTKKHNKTKLPKKEDRKWMIERVNALMVVATLIAGIAFQGAMNPPGGAWQDDYKVEFGTNPIVFADYFGAIYNYSFHKYINETTIEEGSFLHLVINELPSGRVPYSSDVIIKDDERLSNYSDLNGTDASPFYLMHYAGTPILASKYPDHYMTYMDCNIIAFLISLSIIVMVICGLVNDTSRAQVRLLAMLMCISIGCITTGYLIVLSDLRPGFLKEFHFGATIVIFFFVWSAFAVSYFMWILIYNIATARRKCPVGVIQYLKLVFNADARDVLKGITFIFVIFIILLIVSIYNI